Proteins from a single region of Oscillatoria sp. FACHB-1406:
- a CDS encoding DUF4255 domain-containing protein, protein MSNYLAIATVTAALQKLLLTGIQEDMPEANVTTVRPEVTAINNQGAGINIFLYQALPNPAWQNADLRTRRPKENLIKHGQAGLDLYYLLTFYGNEVELQPQRLLGAAIQTLVDRPILTQAMIREVLADRNFGFLGDSTLADQVQQVMFIPSIMTTEDLSRIWSVFFQIPYALSFAYQASAVLIQGKQLGKAPLPVRKTQFYVSPRLPAIEKVKVCRAEGKPMLLQQIGDRLQDYGSLTLRIEGKQLRGEPTTRVQLGDAQLTPQDVGENGVELIFSELTTAEKNALRAGVQKLQVIHPIPDGSFAPERAIESNAIAIVLCPKIESINLTHVEENEEGLYDASLTVRLDLMVGKQQRVFAILNSIQNDNPITYIFAAEQREIATLSLIFTIDNISLGEYLVRVQIDGAESNLEVEGDRYSGPFVSLQR, encoded by the coding sequence ATGAGTAACTATTTGGCGATCGCGACGGTAACGGCTGCTTTGCAAAAACTTCTTCTTACGGGAATCCAAGAAGATATGCCGGAAGCTAACGTTACTACCGTTCGTCCGGAGGTGACGGCTATTAATAACCAAGGTGCTGGGATTAATATTTTTCTTTACCAAGCGTTACCGAACCCCGCTTGGCAAAATGCCGATTTACGCACGCGCCGCCCGAAAGAGAATTTGATCAAACACGGACAAGCGGGACTGGATCTTTACTATTTGCTAACGTTTTACGGAAATGAGGTGGAACTGCAACCTCAAAGACTTTTAGGGGCTGCAATCCAAACCTTGGTCGATCGACCCATCCTCACGCAAGCCATGATTCGGGAAGTTTTAGCCGATCGCAATTTTGGGTTTTTAGGCGATTCGACGCTTGCCGATCAGGTGCAGCAAGTTATGTTTATTCCTAGCATTATGACGACGGAAGATTTATCGCGAATTTGGTCGGTTTTCTTCCAGATTCCTTATGCTTTATCCTTTGCTTATCAAGCTTCTGCTGTTTTGATTCAGGGCAAGCAGTTGGGTAAAGCTCCTTTACCCGTTCGCAAGACTCAGTTTTATGTTTCTCCAAGGTTGCCCGCGATTGAAAAAGTTAAGGTTTGCCGAGCAGAAGGCAAACCAATGTTGCTCCAACAAATTGGCGATCGCTTGCAAGATTATGGTAGTCTCACTTTAAGGATCGAGGGAAAGCAGTTGAGAGGAGAACCCACCACACGAGTGCAACTGGGGGATGCCCAGCTAACTCCTCAAGATGTAGGAGAAAATGGAGTTGAACTCATATTTTCAGAACTGACAACGGCTGAGAAAAATGCGTTGCGAGCGGGCGTACAAAAACTCCAAGTCATCCATCCGATTCCTGACGGTAGCTTTGCGCCGGAACGTGCGATTGAGTCTAATGCGATCGCGATTGTGCTGTGTCCGAAGATTGAAAGCATCAATCTTACTCATGTTGAGGAGAACGAGGAGGGTTTATACGATGCTAGTTTGACGGTACGGCTCGATTTGATGGTCGGTAAGCAACAAAGAGTCTTTGCAATTTTGAATAGTATTCAGAATGATAATCCGATAACTTACATTTTTGCGGCAGAGCAACGCGAAATTGCTACGCTTTCGTTAATATTTACAATAGACAATATTTCTTTAGGGGAATATCTCGTGCGCGTTCAGATTGACGGTGCGGAGAGTAATCTAGAGGTTGAGGGCGATCGCTATTCGGGACCTTTCGTTAGCTTGCAGCGTTGA
- the secG gene encoding preprotein translocase subunit SecG, with product MNVQQVLTIVWAASALFLIILVLLHSPKGDGIGGIGGQAQLFTSAKSAETSLNRITWALSSVFIGLTIVLSAGWLK from the coding sequence ATGAACGTTCAGCAAGTTTTAACGATTGTTTGGGCAGCGTCAGCCTTATTTTTAATTATTTTAGTGTTATTGCACAGTCCCAAAGGCGATGGCATCGGCGGTATCGGCGGACAAGCGCAATTATTCACCAGCGCTAAAAGTGCCGAAACTTCTCTCAATCGCATTACTTGGGCGCTGAGTAGTGTATTTATCGGTTTGACGATTGTTTTGAGCGCTGGTTGGTTGAAGTAA
- the coaE gene encoding dephospho-CoA kinase (Dephospho-CoA kinase (CoaE) performs the final step in coenzyme A biosynthesis.): MNSLNVHFNTSPIRIGLTGGIATGKTTVTRYLAQQYGLPILDADIYAREAVAPGSSALAAIVRRYGSGMLKEDGSLNRAELGNILFADEAEKGWIEAQIHPFVRDRFVAELARLAPKIAVLAIPLLFESQMTDFVNTIWVVACTAEQQLERLMNRDRLNLEQAIARIESQMPLAEKIAAADVVLENSGSLEALWEQIDRAIEPLLENRRTAEQC, from the coding sequence GTGAATTCGCTAAACGTTCATTTTAACACCTCGCCCATCCGCATCGGTTTAACCGGCGGAATTGCGACGGGTAAAACGACGGTAACTCGCTATCTTGCCCAACAGTATGGCTTGCCGATTTTGGATGCGGATATTTACGCGCGAGAGGCGGTAGCGCCCGGTTCGTCGGCTTTAGCGGCGATTGTCCGGCGCTACGGCAGCGGAATGCTGAAGGAAGATGGCAGCTTAAACCGCGCGGAATTAGGGAATATCCTGTTTGCTGACGAGGCGGAAAAAGGCTGGATTGAAGCGCAAATACACCCGTTTGTTCGCGATCGCTTCGTTGCAGAACTGGCTCGCCTTGCCCCAAAAATTGCCGTTTTAGCGATTCCTTTACTGTTTGAATCACAAATGACCGATTTTGTCAATACAATTTGGGTCGTTGCTTGCACCGCCGAGCAACAGTTAGAACGGTTGATGAATCGCGATCGCCTCAATTTAGAGCAAGCGATCGCGCGTATTGAAAGTCAAATGCCCCTAGCCGAAAAAATAGCGGCGGCAGATGTCGTTTTAGAGAATTCGGGAAGTTTAGAGGCTTTATGGGAGCAAATCGATCGCGCGATCGAACCCTTATTAGAAAATCGCAGAACTGCTGAACAGTGCTGA
- a CDS encoding peptidase, giving the protein MNYRGRWGGKVAIAAFVASLIIFSPALLPSQATPPQSSLPAPAATPPQNLPLLQVYPLPPQLERWQDSEQQGDYFDAIKPTAVGYLIWSSFPIKVYIEPPNDPADRRFQGWFKAVETAVTEWNQYLPLERVAEREVADIICLRSRPPLRATLNRQTRTFEFPTARNAEASYKLYWRGNNPSTLVHRFTLEISPNQTDAFTLATARHELGHALGIWGHSPDPADALYDTQVNNPPPISARDINTLKKIYQQQTRLGGSL; this is encoded by the coding sequence GTGAATTATCGAGGGCGCTGGGGGGGAAAAGTTGCGATCGCTGCCTTTGTCGCCAGCCTCATCATTTTCTCTCCGGCGCTCCTCCCCAGTCAAGCAACCCCCCCTCAATCCTCTCTACCCGCGCCCGCAGCCACTCCCCCACAAAACCTGCCGCTGTTACAAGTCTATCCCCTACCGCCGCAACTCGAACGATGGCAGGATTCCGAGCAGCAAGGCGATTATTTTGATGCGATTAAACCGACGGCTGTCGGTTATTTAATTTGGTCGTCGTTTCCAATTAAAGTTTATATCGAACCGCCGAACGATCCCGCAGATCGACGCTTTCAAGGTTGGTTTAAAGCCGTAGAAACCGCCGTTACCGAGTGGAATCAATATCTACCTTTAGAACGAGTTGCAGAGCGGGAAGTTGCGGATATTATTTGTTTGCGATCGCGTCCGCCCCTCCGCGCCACCCTCAACCGCCAAACCCGCACCTTTGAATTTCCCACCGCGCGTAACGCCGAAGCTAGTTACAAACTCTATTGGCGGGGAAACAACCCTTCTACCCTCGTCCATCGCTTCACCCTAGAAATTAGCCCCAATCAAACCGACGCATTCACCCTCGCCACCGCCCGCCACGAACTCGGACACGCCCTTGGAATTTGGGGACACAGCCCCGATCCCGCCGATGCACTTTATGACACGCAAGTCAATAACCCGCCGCCGATTTCTGCACGGGATATTAATACGTTGAAAAAGATTTATCAACAGCAAACGCGATTGGGTGGGAGTTTGTGA
- a CDS encoding AAA family ATPase, with the protein MERREAIKEIQNSTWQRENFEYLELAIIEMRQRLLARAARVQGQPLPEFPDLKPHWEALQTTSSATPALEQLASTFNLSPFEKDVLILCLGMEWDVDWGTLCASAGMLQLAYPTWDLAFNLSSQPDWQAFSPEAPLRQWNFIELKGGHTLIHSPLRINEWTLHYLRGTSSLDEELIPLVAPVEPVQLGAESHRQLASQVVALWGQRERRLPFPIVQLCGQDRSSNREIASSACEQLGLKLYALSGAALLANPSNLPQIVKLWEREARSKQLALLLDADEFVASEMGKANPLALFPSQLSTPIFVIARERAVSSHRPTITFDVSKPTPGEQVALWNQALGEQAFALNGFVETLVSQFDLAPPTIQAASASLLGSLDATSSAGELSVSDRLWDTCRRQARPQLDELAQSIATVATWEDLVLPEMQRQTLEEIVAHVRQRARVYERWGFRSKSQRGLGISALFAGASGTGKTMAAEVIAGALQLDLYRIDLSAVVSKYIGETEKNLRRVFDAAEMGGVVLLFDEADALFSKRSDVKDSNDRYANMEVSYLLQRMEAYRGLAILTTNLKDSIDFAFLRRLRFIVKFAFPDNSQRRQIWERIFPKDLPTENLNYQRLAKLNVAGGNIRNIALNAAFLAAQEGGAVTMERLLRATQSEYVKLERPLTDAEIRGWVELPTSVTEGSQ; encoded by the coding sequence ATGGAGAGACGAGAAGCAATCAAGGAAATCCAGAATTCAACCTGGCAAAGAGAAAACTTCGAGTATTTAGAGTTAGCTATCATCGAAATGCGCCAGCGACTGTTAGCTCGCGCCGCTCGCGTTCAAGGTCAACCTCTCCCCGAATTTCCCGACCTCAAGCCCCACTGGGAAGCTCTCCAGACAACAAGCTCCGCAACGCCCGCCCTCGAACAACTCGCCTCTACCTTCAACCTCTCCCCGTTTGAAAAAGACGTATTGATTTTATGTTTGGGGATGGAGTGGGACGTAGACTGGGGAACTTTATGCGCTAGTGCTGGAATGCTGCAACTGGCTTATCCCACTTGGGATTTAGCGTTCAATCTCAGTTCTCAACCCGATTGGCAAGCTTTCTCTCCCGAAGCGCCTTTGCGTCAGTGGAACTTCATCGAACTTAAGGGAGGACATACTTTAATTCACTCTCCTTTGCGGATTAACGAGTGGACGCTGCACTACTTACGAGGAACTTCCAGTTTAGACGAGGAACTCATCCCGCTCGTCGCTCCCGTAGAACCTGTCCAATTGGGTGCGGAGTCCCATCGACAGCTTGCGAGCCAAGTCGTAGCGCTGTGGGGTCAAAGAGAGCGCAGGCTTCCTTTTCCCATCGTCCAACTTTGCGGGCAAGACCGAAGCAGCAATCGCGAGATTGCCTCTTCTGCCTGCGAGCAACTCGGTTTGAAGTTGTATGCCCTCTCGGGTGCAGCGCTGTTAGCGAATCCTTCTAACCTGCCGCAAATCGTCAAGCTGTGGGAACGAGAAGCTCGCAGCAAGCAATTGGCTTTGTTACTGGATGCCGATGAATTCGTGGCAAGCGAGATGGGAAAAGCCAATCCGCTCGCGCTTTTTCCGAGCCAACTTTCTACCCCCATCTTCGTCATCGCCAGAGAACGTGCTGTTTCCTCCCATCGACCGACTATCACCTTCGATGTCTCTAAACCTACGCCTGGGGAACAAGTTGCGCTCTGGAATCAAGCCTTGGGAGAGCAAGCTTTTGCGCTCAACGGCTTTGTTGAAACCCTCGTTTCTCAGTTCGACCTCGCGCCGCCTACGATTCAAGCGGCGAGTGCTAGTCTGCTCGGAAGCCTTGATGCAACGAGTTCTGCGGGGGAACTCTCCGTCAGCGATCGGCTTTGGGATACCTGTCGCCGCCAAGCCCGCCCCCAACTCGACGAACTCGCACAATCCATCGCGACGGTAGCCACCTGGGAAGATTTGGTACTCCCGGAAATGCAACGCCAGACCTTGGAGGAAATTGTAGCCCACGTCCGCCAGCGCGCCCGAGTTTACGAACGTTGGGGATTTCGGAGCAAGAGTCAGCGGGGCTTGGGGATTAGCGCTCTTTTTGCGGGGGCAAGCGGGACGGGAAAGACAATGGCGGCGGAGGTCATCGCTGGAGCGTTGCAACTCGACCTCTATCGCATCGACCTCAGTGCGGTCGTTAGTAAATATATTGGGGAAACGGAGAAAAATTTGCGGCGAGTGTTTGATGCGGCGGAAATGGGGGGAGTTGTCCTGCTGTTTGATGAAGCGGACGCTTTGTTTAGCAAGCGCAGCGATGTGAAAGACAGCAACGATCGCTATGCCAATATGGAGGTCAGTTACTTGTTGCAACGCATGGAGGCTTATCGAGGGTTGGCGATTTTGACGACGAACTTGAAAGATTCGATTGATTTTGCCTTTTTGCGCCGCCTTCGTTTTATTGTTAAATTTGCTTTTCCCGATAATAGCCAGCGCCGCCAAATTTGGGAACGAATTTTCCCTAAAGATTTGCCGACGGAGAACCTGAATTATCAAAGGTTGGCGAAGTTGAATGTGGCGGGCGGAAATATTCGCAATATTGCGCTGAATGCGGCATTTTTAGCAGCGCAGGAGGGCGGGGCGGTGACGATGGAGCGGTTGTTGCGGGCGACGCAAAGCGAGTATGTGAAGTTGGAGCGACCGCTGACGGATGCGGAAATTCGGGGCTGGGTGGAGTTACCGACGAGCGTGACGGAAGGTTCGCAGTAG
- a CDS encoding VgrG-related protein produces the protein MSQNTLSFNKTQGNYQALPSITIDGKQNPPELMEDILQVIVEESLNLPAMFTLVIQNDYQSGKVNEKPWKHQDLLEMGKKVKIGFVASTTASQDFEENKEGNVIEGEITAFETHFSERTQAPIIIRGYDVSHRLHRGRWNRSFQNMTDSDIVKKIAEEVDIPIGKIDPSGGPYEYIFQSNQTSMEFLRERAARIGFELFVQDGKLYFRKPKSDKNVELKWLTDIHNFRVRLSSAEQVKEVEVRSWDYKEKRAIVSSRKTEELITKTDNGKGSDTSTKFFTKNPVSPTLYVVDRPVCSPKEADIMAQAICDEVGGQYILADAKGEGNPDIRPGRVVELKDLGKYSGQYYVTDTRHTFQERVYTTEFSVRGLRGGNLLNTLSPATHLTPGQTLLIGIVTDNEDPENLGRVKVKFPSLTEDHTSHWARVVSMGAGKERGFSCLPEVNDEVLVAFEHGDIHRPYILGGVWNGKDGTPNRVADDVTDGKVRLRTFQTRVGHKIQFVEEDKGGSKKGAYIETAEGHKLRINDSQKVVEIETQGGHRLRLDDSNGSITISSTGNLDINATGIITIRGSLIKLN, from the coding sequence ATGAGCCAGAATACTCTATCATTCAACAAAACACAAGGAAACTACCAAGCTCTTCCCAGCATCACTATTGATGGGAAACAAAATCCTCCTGAACTTATGGAAGATATTCTTCAAGTGATTGTTGAAGAAAGCCTGAACTTACCCGCCATGTTTACCTTAGTGATTCAAAATGACTATCAATCTGGAAAGGTAAACGAGAAACCCTGGAAGCACCAAGATTTGCTGGAAATGGGAAAAAAGGTGAAGATTGGGTTCGTTGCCAGCACTACAGCATCTCAAGATTTTGAAGAAAATAAAGAAGGCAATGTTATAGAAGGAGAAATTACTGCTTTTGAAACCCACTTTAGCGAACGAACGCAAGCACCGATTATTATTCGCGGTTATGATGTTTCTCATCGCCTCCATCGAGGACGCTGGAATCGTTCGTTTCAAAATATGACCGATAGCGATATTGTCAAAAAAATTGCTGAAGAAGTCGATATTCCGATTGGTAAAATCGACCCCAGTGGAGGTCCCTACGAGTATATTTTTCAAAGCAACCAAACGAGTATGGAGTTCCTGCGCGAGAGGGCAGCGCGGATTGGCTTTGAACTCTTCGTACAAGATGGAAAGTTGTACTTTAGAAAGCCCAAGTCCGACAAAAACGTAGAGTTGAAATGGCTAACAGATATCCATAACTTTCGAGTCCGGTTGTCAAGTGCGGAACAAGTCAAGGAGGTTGAAGTCAGATCCTGGGATTACAAAGAAAAGCGGGCAATTGTCTCTTCTCGAAAAACAGAAGAATTAATCACTAAAACCGACAATGGTAAAGGGAGTGATACCAGTACGAAGTTTTTCACTAAAAATCCCGTAAGTCCGACATTATATGTCGTAGATCGCCCTGTTTGTTCTCCGAAAGAGGCAGATATTATGGCCCAAGCAATTTGCGATGAAGTGGGAGGGCAGTATATCTTGGCAGATGCTAAAGGAGAAGGGAATCCGGATATCCGTCCGGGGCGAGTAGTAGAGCTTAAGGATTTGGGAAAATATAGCGGTCAGTATTACGTGACGGATACGCGCCATACGTTCCAAGAACGAGTTTATACGACTGAATTTAGCGTGCGCGGTTTGCGAGGCGGAAATCTCTTAAATACGCTATCTCCAGCGACTCATCTTACTCCCGGACAAACTTTATTAATTGGGATTGTTACCGATAACGAAGATCCGGAAAACTTAGGTAGAGTTAAGGTCAAGTTTCCCAGTTTGACTGAAGATCATACCAGTCATTGGGCTAGGGTGGTTAGCATGGGGGCGGGAAAAGAACGAGGTTTTTCTTGTTTGCCGGAAGTGAATGACGAAGTGTTAGTTGCTTTTGAACACGGCGATATTCATCGTCCCTACATTTTAGGGGGAGTTTGGAATGGTAAAGATGGTACTCCCAATCGAGTAGCCGATGACGTGACAGATGGAAAGGTGCGCTTGCGAACTTTTCAAACCCGCGTCGGGCATAAAATCCAGTTTGTCGAAGAGGATAAAGGAGGGAGTAAGAAAGGGGCTTATATTGAGACCGCAGAGGGGCATAAATTACGAATTAATGACAGTCAAAAAGTTGTCGAAATTGAAACTCAGGGCGGTCACAGATTGCGTTTAGATGATAGTAATGGCAGCATTACGATAAGTTCTACTGGCAATCTCGATATCAATGCTACAGGCATCATTACGATTCGAGGGAGTTTGATTAAACTCAACTAA
- a CDS encoding phage tail protein has protein sequence MENNSKNGKITHELNYITSNRFYVEIESSITASFSECSGLGVEIQHETRFEGGVNDQQRILLGQAKFSNVTLKRGMTEDLIFWDWVSGILSQTPKRRCNVNILLFNQAGETMQCWTLLGAVPVGWKAPALQANSNSVAIEELVLAYEGLKILKSSESSGGGAIELKAGRHSSGYFIE, from the coding sequence ATGGAAAATAACTCAAAAAACGGCAAAATAACCCACGAACTTAATTATATAACCTCAAATCGATTTTATGTCGAAATAGAAAGTAGTATTACAGCATCCTTTAGCGAATGCTCGGGTTTAGGAGTGGAAATTCAGCATGAGACAAGATTTGAAGGTGGAGTTAACGACCAACAGCGAATTCTCTTAGGGCAAGCCAAGTTTTCAAATGTAACTCTAAAACGAGGAATGACAGAAGACCTAATTTTTTGGGATTGGGTTAGCGGCATTCTCAGTCAAACCCCCAAACGTCGCTGTAACGTAAATATCTTGCTCTTTAATCAAGCAGGTGAAACAATGCAGTGTTGGACGCTTTTGGGAGCAGTTCCGGTGGGTTGGAAAGCTCCAGCACTCCAAGCCAACTCTAATAGTGTAGCCATTGAAGAGTTAGTTTTAGCCTACGAAGGGTTAAAGATACTGAAATCATCAGAATCTTCAGGAGGTGGCGCGATAGAACTTAAAGCAGGTCGTCATTCATCTGGGTATTTTATCGAGTAA
- a CDS encoding PAAR domain-containing protein, which yields MSRPAARITDPVAHPLPPVLTGGPGSPNVLIGNLPAWRGIPLASAGAIQAARRTSDAAILAAEASTLAAVGTPGLPAAKTAEETTKATAAATMSSTILSSAGGADIHNCATPLPLPVHGPGVVINGSTTVLINGLPACRAGDTIVEAVGPPNTITAGCPTVLIGG from the coding sequence ATGAGCAGACCAGCCGCCAGAATAACTGACCCTGTAGCCCATCCCCTCCCACCCGTACTAACCGGAGGGCCGGGTAGCCCGAATGTCCTCATCGGCAATTTACCGGCTTGGCGGGGAATTCCTTTAGCCTCAGCCGGGGCAATCCAAGCGGCAAGGCGAACGAGCGACGCAGCGATTCTAGCTGCCGAAGCTTCTACCCTAGCCGCCGTAGGAACGCCGGGATTGCCAGCAGCTAAAACAGCGGAAGAAACAACCAAAGCAACGGCTGCTGCAACAATGAGCAGTACCATTCTAAGCAGTGCTGGTGGAGCCGATATTCATAATTGCGCGACACCTTTGCCTCTTCCCGTGCATGGTCCTGGCGTTGTCATTAATGGGAGTACGACAGTTTTGATTAATGGGCTTCCAGCTTGTCGCGCCGGAGATACCATTGTCGAAGCAGTTGGGCCACCAAATACCATTACAGCAGGCTGCCCGACCGTATTGATTGGGGGCTAG
- a CDS encoding phage tail protein translates to MTAFTERLTANRFYVELKLDGSQDSVDATFLECQGIERSQEVIEICEVTPQQWGEAKSGRMVRTKIPGNVKTSNITLRRGMTNSKTLWNWFKAVEEGNWAKQFREGSLTIYDQAGEAQAILEFQGAWPTRYKASGFNASSSEMEIEELEIAVDMLTRSK, encoded by the coding sequence ATGACAGCATTTACCGAACGGCTAACAGCGAATCGCTTCTACGTCGAACTTAAACTCGACGGCAGTCAGGACAGCGTAGATGCAACATTCCTCGAATGTCAAGGCATCGAACGCAGCCAAGAAGTCATTGAGATTTGCGAAGTGACTCCCCAACAATGGGGCGAAGCTAAATCCGGTCGAATGGTTCGGACTAAAATTCCAGGCAACGTCAAAACCAGTAATATTACGTTGCGTAGAGGAATGACAAACTCCAAAACCCTATGGAATTGGTTTAAGGCGGTAGAAGAAGGAAACTGGGCTAAACAGTTTCGTGAAGGTTCGCTGACCATTTACGACCAAGCTGGAGAAGCCCAGGCAATTTTAGAATTTCAAGGCGCTTGGCCGACGCGATATAAAGCTTCTGGTTTTAATGCCAGCAGTAGTGAAATGGAAATTGAAGAACTCGAAATTGCTGTAGATATGCTGACTCGCTCGAAATAA
- a CDS encoding phage tail sheath C-terminal domain-containing protein: protein MGRLDYFAPGVYVEEVNRGSRPIEGMSMSVAGFVGFTEDIRGDAELLEPQLIADWTQYLECFAKPGSDGFTDFNAYLPFAVKGWFDNGGGRCWIVSLGTQLPQPQSQAQDESPPENQSITAITTAGKHPSLELKLKPEQAEGGRINVIIETDEPRPLEDNPDEEPFDTGEYFQLTVKQGENVLEGPYRHLTMNPEVAPEEGTFVLTALQESPYIDVEIKSDRGLPLARRPANGYYEVAPPPEVYPAERLHQKLSGSRKNRRGVQGLFEIDDVAMVACPDLMLAYERGLLNLEQVHGVMETMITGCENAAPSPAYRMVVLDAPPVKTRRSQAPTSPEQSRPQDVKEWLDDFGRRSQFAALYYPWIKVPNPRANGKGIYVPPCGHMMGVWCQTDETRGVYKAPANVTPRGVLSLAYETNFREQELLNPLGVNCIRKFPNRGLKIWGARTLVEPEITEWRYISVRRLMSYIEKSIEQGTQWAVFEPNDEDLWARVTRTVSNFLERLWREGALFGSSPAEAFYVKCDKELNTPETMILGRLYIEVGVCPVRPAEFIIFRVSQWSPNQ from the coding sequence ATGGGACGTTTGGACTACTTCGCTCCAGGGGTATATGTCGAAGAAGTCAACCGAGGCAGTCGCCCCATCGAAGGAATGTCAATGAGCGTAGCTGGTTTCGTTGGTTTCACCGAAGACATACGCGGAGATGCAGAATTACTCGAACCTCAACTTATTGCCGACTGGACGCAATATCTCGAATGTTTTGCCAAACCCGGTTCGGATGGCTTCACCGATTTCAATGCTTACCTTCCTTTCGCGGTTAAAGGCTGGTTTGACAACGGAGGAGGACGCTGCTGGATTGTTAGCTTAGGAACCCAACTTCCTCAGCCTCAATCTCAAGCTCAAGACGAGTCTCCCCCAGAAAATCAGAGCATTACCGCCATTACCACCGCCGGAAAACATCCCTCCCTCGAACTCAAACTCAAACCCGAACAAGCCGAAGGCGGACGAATTAACGTCATTATCGAAACCGACGAACCCCGTCCCCTGGAAGATAACCCCGACGAAGAACCCTTCGATACCGGAGAATATTTCCAACTCACCGTTAAACAAGGAGAAAACGTTCTAGAAGGCCCCTATCGGCATCTCACCATGAATCCAGAGGTCGCCCCAGAAGAAGGAACCTTTGTTTTAACCGCTCTCCAAGAATCCCCCTATATCGACGTTGAAATCAAAAGCGATCGCGGACTTCCTCTCGCCCGTCGTCCGGCCAACGGTTACTACGAAGTCGCTCCTCCTCCCGAAGTTTATCCCGCCGAGCGCCTCCACCAAAAACTATCAGGATCGCGCAAAAATCGTCGCGGCGTTCAAGGACTGTTTGAAATTGACGATGTAGCAATGGTTGCCTGTCCCGACCTCATGCTCGCCTACGAACGCGGACTCCTCAACCTCGAACAGGTTCATGGCGTAATGGAAACCATGATTACCGGCTGCGAAAATGCCGCCCCCAGCCCCGCCTATCGCATGGTTGTCCTCGATGCGCCACCCGTCAAAACCCGAAGAAGCCAAGCCCCAACCTCTCCCGAACAAAGCAGACCCCAAGACGTTAAAGAATGGTTAGATGACTTCGGGCGGCGTTCTCAATTTGCCGCACTTTACTACCCGTGGATTAAAGTTCCCAATCCCCGCGCCAACGGCAAAGGAATTTACGTTCCCCCCTGCGGCCACATGATGGGAGTTTGGTGTCAAACCGACGAAACTAGAGGCGTATATAAAGCCCCCGCTAACGTGACCCCTCGCGGCGTTCTTTCCCTCGCCTACGAAACCAACTTTCGCGAACAAGAACTGCTCAACCCCTTGGGCGTGAATTGCATCCGGAAATTCCCCAACCGAGGTCTAAAAATTTGGGGCGCTCGCACCCTCGTCGAACCCGAAATCACCGAATGGCGTTATATCAGCGTTCGTCGTTTGATGAGCTACATCGAAAAGTCAATCGAACAAGGAACCCAATGGGCAGTTTTTGAACCCAACGATGAAGATTTATGGGCGCGAGTCACGCGAACCGTTAGCAATTTTCTCGAACGACTGTGGCGAGAAGGAGCCTTATTTGGCAGTTCGCCCGCCGAAGCTTTCTACGTCAAGTGCGACAAAGAACTTAATACCCCAGAAACAATGATCTTGGGTCGCCTCTATATCGAAGTAGGAGTCTGTCCCGTTCGTCCGGCTGAATTTATTATCTTCAGAGTCAGTCAGTGGTCTCCCAATCAATAA
- a CDS encoding phage tail protein: MAELLTACRFYFEADGVGEKQILEVGGLSVESPVAGSGGVLGSGKGGTKLRQATPTNEKFTNVKVKVVATTDKDLYEWYKNCNTNDAGSSQWQSNRKAASVSAYDQGGSIQARWEIVQAYPCKYEGPSFTSGDGNMANETIELVHEGIKRVQ; this comes from the coding sequence ATGGCAGAACTATTAACAGCTTGTCGCTTTTACTTTGAAGCAGACGGTGTAGGCGAAAAGCAAATTTTGGAAGTTGGAGGATTATCCGTCGAATCTCCCGTTGCTGGAAGTGGTGGCGTTCTCGGTTCTGGTAAAGGAGGAACCAAACTGCGCCAAGCAACCCCAACCAACGAAAAATTTACCAACGTTAAGGTTAAAGTGGTTGCCACCACCGATAAAGACCTCTATGAATGGTACAAAAACTGTAACACCAATGATGCAGGAAGCTCGCAGTGGCAAAGCAATCGTAAAGCCGCTTCGGTAAGTGCCTACGACCAAGGGGGAAGCATTCAAGCGCGGTGGGAAATTGTCCAAGCCTACCCTTGTAAATACGAAGGTCCTAGCTTCACTTCGGGGGATGGAAACATGGCAAATGAAACCATTGAATTAGTCCATGAAGGAATTAAGCGCGTCCAGTAA